From one Candidatus Limnocylindrales bacterium genomic stretch:
- a CDS encoding DUF4410 domain-containing protein, which produces MKTFTRLSLASVVLLAGCATTNVTSSPSDMGGARLAKPDRILVYSFAASASDLPPEERAEFVGDPMTPPPPAQLAAGRQLGAKVAERLVEEINDMGMKAEVADRSTPVHVGDIVIHGHFESIDEGSAAKRVVIGFGSGKAELKTVVTGYVATHDGLRRVGGGTVDSGGGKGPGLFVPVIVTAATANPIGLIVGAAAKIEGQASGRTTIDGAAKRTADAIAERMKTRFEQEDWI; this is translated from the coding sequence ATGAAAACATTCACTCGTCTTTCACTGGCATCCGTTGTGCTGCTCGCCGGCTGCGCAACGACGAACGTCACGTCGAGTCCGTCCGACATGGGCGGAGCCAGACTGGCCAAGCCCGACCGCATTCTCGTCTACAGTTTCGCCGCATCCGCGAGCGACCTGCCTCCCGAGGAGCGCGCCGAATTCGTCGGCGATCCCATGACTCCTCCTCCTCCCGCTCAGCTCGCGGCCGGTCGCCAGCTCGGAGCCAAGGTTGCCGAACGGCTCGTCGAAGAGATCAACGACATGGGCATGAAGGCCGAGGTCGCCGACCGCTCGACGCCGGTGCATGTCGGAGACATCGTCATCCACGGCCACTTCGAATCGATCGACGAAGGCAGCGCGGCCAAGCGCGTGGTCATCGGGTTCGGTTCCGGCAAGGCCGAGCTGAAGACCGTCGTTACCGGATACGTGGCGACGCACGACGGTCTTCGCCGCGTCGGCGGCGGGACGGTCGACTCCGGCGGCGGCAAAGGTCCGGGGCTTTTCGTTCCGGTGATCGTCACCGCAGCCACGGCCAATCCGATCGGCCTGATCGTCGGTGCTGCGGCGAAGATCGAAGGCCAGGCGAGCGGACGCACGACGATCGACGGCGCAGCCAAGCGCACGGCGGATGCAATCGCCGAACGAATGAAGACCCGCTTCGAACAGGAAGACTGGATCTGA
- a CDS encoding acyl-CoA dehydrogenase family protein: MDFEIPSDIRAKLGELDEFIEREIKPLERENIQYFDHRREHARTDWDNDGQPRAEWEALLGEMRRRADAAGHLRFALPAHLGGQGGSNLAMAVIREHLAAKGLGLHNDLQNESSIVGNFPVVHMIDAFGTAAQKAEFLEDMITGKKRVAFGLTEPNHGSDATWLETTARRDGDDWILSGTKRFNTGMHHATHDLVFARSSGKPGDARGITCFLVPTDLPGVKVEFMWWTFNMPSDHPDVSFRDVRVPASAILHAEGEGLELAQHFVHENRIRQAASGVGAAQFCIDESVKYARERKTWGKPLAVNQAIQWPLAELHTECEMVRGLVYKTAWHLDRGHHMDVSHMVSMANYRANRLVCEAADQAIQTHGGIGYTRHKPFEHIYRHHRRYRITEGSEEIQIRRVAGTLFGFMGGKG; the protein is encoded by the coding sequence ATGGACTTCGAGATTCCTTCGGACATCCGCGCGAAGCTTGGCGAGCTCGACGAATTCATCGAACGCGAGATCAAGCCGCTCGAGCGCGAGAACATCCAGTACTTCGACCATCGCCGCGAGCACGCGCGAACCGACTGGGACAACGACGGCCAGCCTCGCGCCGAGTGGGAAGCGCTGCTCGGCGAGATGCGGCGCCGCGCCGACGCTGCCGGACACCTTCGTTTTGCGCTGCCTGCGCATCTCGGAGGCCAGGGCGGAAGCAATCTCGCAATGGCGGTCATTCGCGAGCATCTGGCGGCCAAAGGCCTCGGGCTGCACAACGATCTTCAGAACGAGAGCTCGATCGTCGGCAACTTCCCCGTCGTGCACATGATCGACGCGTTCGGCACCGCCGCGCAGAAAGCCGAGTTCCTCGAAGACATGATCACCGGAAAGAAGCGCGTTGCGTTCGGGCTGACCGAGCCGAACCACGGCTCGGATGCGACGTGGCTCGAGACCACGGCGCGCCGCGACGGCGACGACTGGATTCTGAGCGGCACCAAGCGGTTCAACACCGGCATGCACCACGCGACCCACGACCTCGTGTTTGCACGCTCGTCGGGAAAGCCGGGCGATGCGCGCGGGATCACGTGCTTCCTCGTGCCGACCGATCTTCCGGGCGTCAAGGTCGAGTTCATGTGGTGGACGTTCAACATGCCGTCGGATCATCCCGACGTGTCATTCCGCGATGTGCGCGTGCCGGCATCGGCGATCCTCCATGCCGAAGGCGAAGGGCTCGAGCTCGCGCAGCACTTCGTGCACGAGAACCGCATCCGCCAGGCCGCATCCGGAGTCGGCGCGGCGCAGTTCTGCATCGACGAGTCCGTGAAGTATGCGCGCGAGCGCAAGACGTGGGGCAAGCCGCTCGCCGTCAACCAGGCCATCCAGTGGCCGCTGGCCGAGCTGCATACCGAGTGCGAGATGGTGCGCGGGCTGGTCTACAAGACCGCGTGGCATCTCGACCGCGGCCATCACATGGACGTGAGCCACATGGTCTCGATGGCCAACTACCGCGCGAACCGCCTGGTCTGCGAGGCGGCCGACCAGGCCATCCAGACGCACGGCGGCATCGGATACACGCGGCACAAACCGTTCGAGCACATCTACCGGCATCACCGCCGCTACCGCATCACCGAAGGATCCGAGGAAATCCAGATCCGCCGCGTGGCGGGCACGCTGTTCGGTTTCATGGGCGGAAAGGGCTGA
- a CDS encoding phosphatidylserine/phosphatidylglycerophosphate/cardiolipin synthase family protein → MRIRPASSSSYPLRRGNFVRPLIDGIPAFRTILSAVESARHSVWITVAFLDHDLVFPDAHGSFFDVIERAAARGVDVRVLFWSEPEIEELLTGSSHFPAGRPSFELLERLAPHVVARWDRLRGYCHHQKSWLVDAGTDHEVAFVGGINLDRDSIVSPGHPPTIRDGQEQGAGSIHDVYVELRGPSATDVHHNFVQRWNEASERADEFGAFPSASRADALAFPATVSPQAGSSSVQVARTIRAGAYRCETASPGASAFAIAGGESSIAEQYLVAIDAAERTIYIENQIVLCPYLFSALDQALARGVEVIAVVPATAMPEIARVRRHPKVAPVFAMLDGLARYDNFLMAALAANRTGGVHADVYVHSKVAVIDDEWATIGSANAMFRSFYDDTEMNVTVWDRAVATDLRADLFAEHLGLLDAGGNERVTATSRGYRPPELGDDRRAFAMMRECALANRERRRDGVAMKGQVFAIDPWGWAVAE, encoded by the coding sequence ATGCGCATTCGACCGGCAAGCTCTTCATCGTACCCGCTGCGGCGCGGAAACTTCGTCCGTCCGCTCATCGACGGCATTCCGGCCTTCCGGACGATTCTGTCGGCCGTCGAGTCCGCGCGTCACAGCGTCTGGATCACGGTTGCGTTTCTCGACCATGACCTGGTGTTTCCGGATGCGCACGGATCGTTCTTCGACGTGATCGAGCGCGCGGCGGCACGCGGCGTCGACGTGCGCGTGCTGTTCTGGAGCGAGCCCGAGATCGAAGAGCTTCTGACCGGAAGCTCGCACTTCCCGGCCGGGCGGCCGAGCTTCGAGCTGCTCGAACGGCTCGCGCCGCACGTCGTCGCCCGCTGGGACAGGCTGCGCGGCTACTGCCATCACCAGAAGAGCTGGCTCGTCGATGCCGGGACCGACCACGAAGTCGCGTTCGTCGGCGGCATCAACCTCGATCGCGACTCGATCGTCTCGCCGGGGCATCCACCGACGATTCGCGATGGACAAGAGCAGGGAGCCGGATCGATCCACGACGTCTACGTCGAGCTGCGAGGCCCGTCGGCGACCGACGTGCATCACAACTTCGTGCAGCGCTGGAACGAGGCGAGCGAACGCGCGGACGAGTTCGGCGCGTTTCCGTCGGCGAGCCGCGCCGATGCGCTCGCGTTTCCCGCGACGGTTTCGCCGCAAGCCGGTAGCAGCTCCGTGCAGGTCGCACGGACGATCCGGGCCGGTGCGTACCGGTGCGAGACCGCGTCGCCCGGCGCATCGGCGTTCGCGATTGCCGGCGGCGAATCGAGCATTGCCGAACAGTACCTCGTGGCCATCGATGCCGCCGAGCGCACGATCTACATCGAGAACCAGATCGTGCTGTGCCCGTATCTTTTCTCGGCGCTCGACCAGGCGCTCGCGCGCGGCGTCGAGGTCATCGCCGTCGTTCCGGCCACGGCGATGCCCGAGATCGCGCGCGTGCGGCGGCATCCGAAGGTCGCGCCGGTCTTTGCAATGCTCGACGGCCTGGCGCGCTACGACAATTTCCTGATGGCTGCGCTCGCGGCGAACCGCACTGGCGGGGTCCACGCGGACGTCTACGTGCACTCGAAGGTCGCCGTCATCGACGACGAGTGGGCGACGATCGGATCGGCCAACGCGATGTTCCGGTCGTTCTACGACGATACCGAGATGAACGTCACCGTTTGGGACCGCGCGGTGGCAACGGACTTGCGTGCGGACCTCTTCGCGGAGCATCTCGGGCTACTCGACGCGGGCGGCAACGAGCGCGTGACCGCGACCTCCAGAGGATACAGGCCGCCCGAGCTCGGAGATGACCGCCGCGCATTCGCGATGATGCGGGAGTGTGCGCTCGCGAACCGGGAGCGGCGGCGGGACGGCGTTGCGATGAAGGGGCAGGTGTTCGCGATCGATCCGTGGGGATGGGCGGTGGCGGAGTAG
- a CDS encoding cyclase family protein, whose amino-acid sequence MKNSRPPRSSLTAVLTLTIVLVAAGARGQSFDPSHARLVDLTHPFNINSIYWPTTPSGFGYAPIANGKTEGGWYYAAGAFQAPEHGGTHMDAPLHFKENGTTADQVPLERLVAPVLVIDCTSQSSSDADYEMSMSDVVSFEVRNGPIPKGSIVLMRTGWSSKYGEKRDYLGDDTPGEASNLHFPGFGEEVMHVLAEQRGVAAVGLDTASLDPGKSTTFMAHRIAAAAGVPGFENLTNLDKLPAKGAWLLALPMKIEGGSGGPLRAVAMIPEGK is encoded by the coding sequence ATGAAGAATTCACGCCCACCCCGGTCTTCGTTGACGGCAGTGCTGACACTGACGATCGTCCTGGTCGCCGCTGGCGCGCGAGGCCAGAGTTTCGATCCGTCGCACGCGCGGCTCGTCGACCTGACGCATCCGTTCAACATCAACTCGATCTACTGGCCGACGACTCCGTCCGGATTCGGCTATGCGCCGATTGCCAACGGAAAGACCGAAGGCGGCTGGTACTACGCGGCGGGAGCTTTCCAGGCGCCCGAGCACGGCGGCACGCATATGGACGCGCCGCTCCATTTCAAGGAGAACGGCACGACCGCCGACCAGGTGCCGCTGGAGCGGCTCGTCGCGCCGGTGCTCGTCATCGACTGCACGTCGCAATCGTCGTCGGACGCCGACTACGAGATGTCGATGAGCGACGTCGTTTCGTTCGAGGTTCGCAACGGCCCGATCCCGAAGGGCTCGATCGTGCTAATGCGCACCGGCTGGAGCAGCAAATACGGCGAGAAGCGCGACTACCTCGGCGACGACACGCCCGGCGAAGCCTCCAACCTTCATTTCCCCGGATTCGGAGAAGAGGTCATGCACGTGCTCGCCGAGCAGCGCGGCGTGGCCGCGGTCGGTCTCGACACCGCGTCACTCGATCCCGGCAAATCGACCACGTTCATGGCGCACCGCATCGCCGCCGCCGCCGGCGTCCCCGGCTTCGAGAACCTGACCAACCTCGACAAGCTTCCAGCCAAAGGCGCCTGGCTGCTCGCGCTCCCGATGAAGATCGAAGGCGGAAGCGGCGGCCCCCTCCGCGCCGTCGCCATGATCCCAGAAGGGAAATAA
- a CDS encoding sterol desaturase family protein: MVDLTVFAVPIFIATMIGEAARLRHHPELKGYEARDTRASLTMGITNVLINLVMKGVQLAILTWFAGFARWHLDPHAWQSWAIGLVAVDFAYYWFHRMSHDVRLLWAAHVNHHSSEHYNLSTALRQSWTTPFTGLPFYWPLALAGLDPMMILALEAINTLYQYWIHTELVSTIGPLEAVFNTASHHRVHHGTNVEYLDRNHGGMFIVWDKLFGTFEPERAPVVYGLTKNIRTFRPLRIAFHEFAAIAADVRRAASVRDALGYMFAPPGWSPDGSTQTSRQLRRALEDDGGEMDALAA, translated from the coding sequence GTGGTCGATCTTACCGTCTTTGCCGTGCCCATCTTCATCGCGACGATGATCGGCGAAGCCGCGCGCCTGCGGCATCATCCCGAGCTCAAGGGCTACGAAGCGCGCGATACGCGTGCGAGCCTGACGATGGGAATCACCAACGTGCTGATCAACCTCGTCATGAAGGGCGTCCAGCTCGCGATATTGACGTGGTTTGCCGGGTTCGCGCGCTGGCACCTCGATCCGCATGCGTGGCAGAGCTGGGCGATCGGGCTGGTTGCGGTCGATTTTGCGTACTACTGGTTCCACCGCATGTCGCATGACGTGCGCCTGCTGTGGGCGGCGCACGTCAATCATCATTCGAGCGAGCACTACAATCTTTCGACCGCGCTGCGGCAGTCGTGGACAACGCCGTTTACCGGGCTGCCGTTCTACTGGCCGCTCGCGCTGGCGGGACTCGACCCGATGATGATTCTGGCGCTCGAAGCCATCAACACGCTCTATCAGTACTGGATCCACACCGAGCTCGTTTCGACAATCGGTCCGCTCGAGGCGGTCTTCAACACCGCGTCGCATCACCGCGTGCACCACGGCACCAACGTCGAGTATCTCGATCGCAACCACGGCGGGATGTTCATCGTCTGGGACAAGCTGTTCGGAACGTTCGAGCCGGAGCGTGCGCCGGTGGTCTACGGGCTTACGAAGAACATCCGTACGTTCCGTCCGCTGCGCATCGCGTTTCACGAGTTCGCGGCGATTGCGGCCGACGTGCGCCGTGCGGCGAGCGTTCGCGACGCGCTCGGCTACATGTTCGCGCCTCCGGGCTGGAGCCCGGACGGCTCGACGCAGACGTCGCGGCAGCTGCGCAGAGCGCTCGAGGACGACGGCGGCGAAATGGATGCGCTCGCGGCGTAG
- a CDS encoding TetR/AcrR family transcriptional regulator, producing MATAAAPARRTQEERSHATQRALLDAAVECLIENGYQGFSTTIVADRAGVSRGAQLHHYPTRASLMAATIEHVFGLLTEEYQRGFAALAEKDRSAAKAVRLLQAICLDPRHFAVLDLYAAARTDAELRASIVPVAARHRENVIALAGRYFPEAAGDERFRLTLDLLLHAMVGMALSRGFYGEDPGEPALAKLIETLATDAAGVASTPPPRVRAVANAAPRARRKRGRAGD from the coding sequence ATGGCCACTGCCGCCGCTCCGGCTCGCCGGACCCAGGAAGAACGCAGCCATGCGACGCAGCGGGCGCTGCTCGACGCGGCCGTCGAGTGCCTGATCGAAAACGGCTATCAGGGGTTCAGCACCACGATCGTCGCCGACCGCGCCGGCGTCTCGCGCGGCGCGCAGCTTCATCACTATCCGACGCGGGCGTCGCTCATGGCGGCGACCATCGAGCACGTGTTCGGGCTTCTTACCGAAGAGTACCAGCGCGGGTTCGCGGCGCTCGCCGAGAAGGACCGCAGCGCCGCGAAGGCCGTCCGGCTGCTGCAGGCCATCTGCCTCGACCCGCGCCATTTTGCGGTACTCGATCTTTATGCCGCTGCGCGCACCGATGCCGAGCTGCGCGCGAGCATCGTTCCGGTTGCCGCGCGCCACCGCGAGAACGTGATCGCGCTTGCCGGCCGGTACTTTCCGGAGGCAGCCGGCGACGAGCGGTTCCGTCTCACGCTCGACCTGCTGCTGCATGCGATGGTCGGCATGGCGCTGTCGCGCGGGTTCTACGGAGAGGATCCGGGCGAGCCGGCGCTCGCAAAGCTCATCGAAACGCTCGCGACGGATGCCGCCGGCGTGGCGAGCACGCCGCCGCCGCGCGTGCGTGCCGTCGCGAATGCGGCCCCGAGGGCGCGTCGCAAGCGCGGCCGCGCCGGCGATTGA
- a CDS encoding EamA family transporter, which translates to MTSRARTAVHRGRARDSAGGPPALPSYSPAVLITALSSVYLAWGSTYLAIRIALTGLPPFLLAGLRGIVAGTLLLVWGRLRGHSSVSGEALRNAAGLGVLMVAGANGLVTYAEQWVSSGLAASIAASGSIWLVLMLAFLGERPTRAEAAAIALGVAGVVLLNLDGQLRASPAGAFALFVATMSWAVGAVLTRRLVLPQGSIVVGMELLSGGLVMTIGGLLGGERIIASLLTRDAMLAWLYLVVAGSLVGFSAFTFLIRNVRPALATSFVYVNPVVAVVVGVAFGGETVTPLAGVGIVVSVVALAAVTLTSRSRA; encoded by the coding sequence ATGACGTCCCGCGCGAGGACAGCAGTTCACCGCGGTCGCGCCCGCGACAGTGCGGGTGGTCCGCCCGCGCTGCCGTCGTACTCGCCGGCCGTGCTCATCACCGCGCTCTCGTCCGTATATCTGGCGTGGGGCTCGACCTACCTCGCGATCCGCATTGCGCTTACCGGGCTTCCTCCGTTTCTGCTTGCGGGGCTTCGCGGCATCGTTGCCGGGACGCTCCTGCTGGTGTGGGGCCGCCTTCGCGGGCACAGCAGCGTGTCGGGCGAGGCGCTGCGCAACGCGGCCGGCCTCGGCGTGCTGATGGTCGCGGGCGCCAACGGCCTCGTCACGTACGCGGAGCAGTGGGTGTCGTCCGGGCTTGCCGCGTCGATTGCTGCGAGCGGATCGATCTGGCTCGTGCTGATGCTCGCGTTTCTCGGCGAGCGGCCGACGCGGGCCGAAGCCGCCGCCATCGCGCTCGGAGTCGCCGGCGTCGTCCTTCTCAACCTCGACGGTCAGCTTCGCGCGAGCCCCGCGGGTGCGTTTGCGCTGTTCGTCGCGACGATGTCCTGGGCGGTCGGCGCGGTGCTCACGCGCCGGCTGGTGCTGCCGCAGGGTTCGATCGTGGTCGGTATGGAGCTGCTGTCGGGCGGTCTCGTGATGACCATCGGCGGTCTGCTCGGCGGTGAGCGCATCATCGCTTCATTGCTCACACGCGACGCGATGCTCGCGTGGCTGTATCTGGTCGTCGCCGGATCGCTGGTCGGTTTTTCCGCGTTCACGTTCCTGATCCGCAACGTGCGTCCGGCGCTCGCGACCAGCTTCGTGTACGTCAATCCGGTCGTCGCCGTCGTGGTCGGCGTGGCGTTCGGTGGCGAGACCGTGACGCCGCTGGCCGGCGTGGGCATCGTCGTCAGCGTAGTGGCGCTGGCGGCGGTGACGCTGACGTCGCGGTCGCGCGCGTAA
- a CDS encoding DUF1329 domain-containing protein: MHRKSLILTATVAASSFLTLSAALSLAEEPKPGEVIGKSNVHKYVDVMSPGVKAAVENGSELNIVPYQKIPIPKAYIDATEKYSGQATLDEKNDLKNWVAGRPFPKVDPNDPKAAVKIMWNFSRTSYFNDDLGVHLPDADTGGFFKNAEGKQVYQVERHFIVDWSRNLRYFGRLHNDPRPTIPDNPDQVFNKQGFFPLIEPFDLKGVGSVSFRYIDPTRQDDTWLYTPTIRRVRRLSSAQRSDALFGQDIDLDSFGGYAGQIPWFDWKLIGQKPMLASLHGKNLPPKICPGDGGVTYCEDWEMRPKMWIVEGRARLHGYAYSKRMIYVDDEASMIPYSDLYDNNDELWKVVIINIRSSTQPNPKVDFKYAEEHMFVYGFTVLDLQLGHGTRAAIPGMAFPEEPGWYIDRGLQAPEAASIDWYSIPSLIAAGR; this comes from the coding sequence ATGCATCGGAAATCGCTGATCCTGACGGCCACAGTTGCCGCCTCGTCGTTCCTCACCCTTTCGGCGGCGCTCTCGCTCGCCGAAGAGCCAAAGCCGGGCGAGGTCATCGGCAAGAGCAACGTCCACAAGTACGTCGACGTCATGTCGCCGGGCGTAAAGGCCGCGGTCGAGAACGGCAGCGAGCTCAACATCGTACCGTACCAGAAGATCCCGATTCCGAAGGCTTACATCGACGCGACCGAAAAGTACTCCGGTCAGGCCACGCTCGACGAGAAGAACGATCTCAAGAACTGGGTGGCCGGCCGGCCGTTTCCCAAAGTCGATCCGAACGATCCGAAAGCGGCCGTCAAGATCATGTGGAACTTCAGCCGCACGTCGTATTTCAACGACGATCTCGGCGTGCATCTGCCGGACGCCGACACCGGGGGATTCTTCAAGAATGCCGAGGGCAAGCAGGTCTATCAGGTCGAGCGCCACTTCATCGTCGACTGGAGCAGGAACCTTCGCTACTTCGGCCGCCTCCACAACGACCCGCGGCCGACGATTCCCGACAACCCCGACCAGGTCTTCAACAAGCAGGGCTTCTTCCCGCTGATCGAGCCGTTCGACCTGAAGGGCGTAGGCTCGGTGAGCTTCCGCTACATCGACCCGACGCGCCAGGACGACACGTGGCTCTACACGCCGACGATTCGCCGCGTGCGCCGGCTTTCGAGCGCGCAGCGCTCCGACGCGCTTTTCGGTCAGGACATCGACCTCGACAGCTTCGGCGGCTACGCCGGCCAGATTCCGTGGTTCGACTGGAAGCTCATCGGCCAGAAGCCGATGCTCGCATCGCTGCACGGCAAGAACCTTCCGCCCAAGATCTGCCCCGGCGACGGCGGCGTCACGTACTGCGAAGACTGGGAGATGCGCCCCAAGATGTGGATCGTCGAAGGACGCGCGCGTCTTCACGGCTACGCGTACTCCAAGCGCATGATCTACGTCGACGACGAAGCGTCGATGATTCCGTACTCGGACTTGTACGACAACAACGACGAGCTCTGGAAGGTCGTCATCATCAACATCCGCAGCTCGACGCAGCCGAACCCGAAGGTCGACTTCAAGTACGCCGAGGAACACATGTTCGTGTACGGCTTTACGGTGCTCGACCTTCAGCTCGGACACGGCACGCGCGCGGCGATCCCGGGCATGGCGTTCCCCGAAGAACCGGGCTGGTACATCGACCGCGGCCTGCAGGCGCCCGAAGCGGCGTCGATCGACTGGTACAGCATTCCGTCGCTGATCGCCGCGGGACGCTGA